One Xiphias gladius isolate SHS-SW01 ecotype Sanya breed wild chromosome 13, ASM1685928v1, whole genome shotgun sequence genomic window carries:
- the LOC120798074 gene encoding collagen alpha-1(VIII) chain-like — translation MVAAPLRSFCLLITVFQLCLLRLAHCGAYYGHKQLPQQHQPQQHQPLPQYNDGYPQQQFMGNEMPLMPMVPQYGQELPQLPLQMGKERPLTEGKGQTFPRGAKGPPPPGPGGEGLREGPQGIQGPPGPTGPPGPQGPPGLPGQGLPGLPGKPGPPGPQGYPGIGKPGMPGLPGKPGGPGLPGPKGDLGPNGGEGPTGLPGPAGLPGPPGLPGISKPGGQGLPGQPGPLGEPGQKGLPGLPGPPGPIGDKGIGLPGLPGLKGPGGPPGPPGHVGIPGIGKPGLNGLPGQPGIPGKPGPPGEAGLAGPPGERGHPGPPGLPGIGKPGKDGFRGQPGPSGGKGEPGAPGLPGGPGLPGYGKPGFPGPKGHKGHAGLPGPPGPKGDKGHGGLPGVVGPTGPSGMPGPPGPIGPPGSLGFPGQKGEDGAGGPKGNPGIKGEFGPPGLPGQPGRSGEGGLPGPKGDLGPNGGEGPTGLPGPAGLPGPPGLPGISKPGGQGLPGQPGPLGEPGQKGLPGLPGPPGPIGDKGIGLPGLPGLKGPGGPPGPPGHVGIPGIGKPGLNGLPGQPGIPGKPGPPGEAGLAGPPGERGHPGPPGLPGIGKPGKDGFRGQPGPSGGKGEPGAPGLPGGPGLPGYGKPGFPGPKGHKGHAGLPGPPGPKGDKGHGGLPGVVGPTGPSGMPGPPGPIGPPGSLGFPGQKGEDGAGGPKGNPGIKGEFGPPGLPGQPGRSGEGGLPGPRGLPGPMGPKGEAGIRGLPGAPGAAGLPGPRGEGGQPGETGHQGPQGIPGLTGPGGPIGPPGLPGQKGETGLPGKPGYPGDGKPGPPGHIGLQGNPGPSGPPGHPGQPGQPGPPGPPGLPSVSPDLGQILPVSGPYSGQKQGYKQARNGGEIGGNVLEMPAFTAKLTNPFPPVGSPVIFDKLLHNGNQDYNPQTGIFTCSVPGIYYFAYHVHCKGGNVWVALMKNNEPVMYTYDEYKKGLLDQASGSAVLPLRQGDTVHIQLPSDQAAGLYAGQYVHSTFSGYLLYPM, via the coding sequence GACAAACATTCCCCCGAGGGGCTAAAGGCCCACCTCCCCCAGGTCCTGGTGGAGAAGGTCTCAGAGAGGGACCACAAGGAATTCAGGGCCCCCCTGGACCAACAGGACCACCAGGACCACAAGGCCCCCCAGGACTACCAGGCCAGGGATTGCCAGGGTTACCTGGAAAGCCAGGGCCTCCTGGTCCTCAAGGTTACCCAGGAATAGGAAAACCTGGCATGCCAGGATTGCCAGGAAAACCTGGAGGACCTGGATTACCAGGACCAAAAGGTGACCTTGGCCCTAATGGTGGTGAAGGAccaactggacttcctggacCTGCAGGGCTCCCAGGTCCCCCTGGACTCCCTGGTATTTCAAAACCAGGAGGCCAGGGGCTCCCAGGACAGCCCGGTCCTCTAGGGGAGCCTGGTCAAAAAGGTCTACCTGGGCTACCTGGTCCTCCAGGCCCCATAGGAGACAAAGGAATTGGTCTACCTGGCTTGCCGGGTTTGAAAGGACCTGGCGGACCGCCAGGTCCACCTGGACATGTGGGCATCCCTGGCATTGGTAAACCTGGCCTCAATGGTCTCCCTGGACAACCAGGGATACCAGGAAAGCCTGGTCCTCCTGGGGAGGCAGGACTAGCAGGGCCACCTGGTGAAAGAGGTCATCCAGGACCACCAGGCTTGCCAGGAATTGGAAAACCAGGAAAAGATGGTTTTCGAGGGCAACCAGGGCCCTCGGGAGGGAAAGGGGAACCAGGTGCTCCTGGTTTACCAGGGGGTCCAGGATTGCCAGGCTATGGTAAACCAGGGTTTCCAGGACCTAAGGGTCACAAGGGACATGCTGGTCTTCCTGGACCTCCAGGCCCTAAAGGTGATAAAGGCCATGGAGGTCTTCCAGGGGTCGTTGGTCCCACTGGCCCTAGTGGTATGCCTGGCCCACCAGGTCCAATAGGGCCACCCGGTAGTCTTGGTTTCCCAGGGCAAAAGGGAGAGGATGGAGCTGGGGGACCAAAAGGAAATCCAGGAATTAAGGGTGAATTTGGGCCTCCAGGTCTTCCGGGACAGCCTGGTAGGTCCGGAGAGGGTGGATTACCAGGACCAAAAGGTGACCTTGGCCCTAATGGTGGTGAAGGAccaactggacttcctggacCTGCAGGGCTCCCAGGTCCCCCTGGACTCCCTGGTATTTCAAAACCAGGAGGCCAGGGGCTCCCAGGACAGCCCGGTCCTCTAGGGGAGCCTGGTCAAAAAGGTCTACCTGGGCTACCTGGTCCTCCAGGCCCCATAGGAGACAAAGGAATTGGTCTACCTGGCTTGCCGGGTTTGAAAGGACCTGGCGGACCGCCAGGTCCACCTGGACATGTGGGCATCCCTGGCATTGGTAAACCTGGCCTCAATGGTCTCCCTGGACAACCAGGGATACCAGGAAAGCCTGGTCCTCCTGGGGAGGCAGGACTAGCAGGGCCACCTGGTGAAAGAGGTCATCCAGGACCACCAGGCTTGCCAGGAATTGGAAAACCAGGAAAAGATGGTTTTCGAGGGCAACCAGGGCCCTCGGGAGGGAAAGGGGAACCAGGTGCTCCTGGTTTACCAGGGGGTCCAGGATTGCCAGGCTATGGTAAACCAGGGTTTCCAGGACCTAAGGGTCACAAGGGACATGCTGGTCTTCCTGGACCTCCAGGCCCTAAAGGTGATAAAGGCCATGGAGGTCTTCCAGGGGTCGTTGGTCCCACTGGCCCTAGTGGTATGCCTGGCCCACCAGGTCCAATAGGGCCACCCGGTAGTCTTGGTTTCCCAGGGCAAAAGGGAGAGGATGGAGCTGGGGGACCAAAAGGAAATCCAGGAATTAAGGGTGAATTTGGGCCTCCAGGTCTTCCGGGACAGCCTGGTAGGTCCGGAGAGGGTGGATTACCAGGACCAAGAGGTTTACCAGGGCCCATGGGGCCAAAAGGAGAAGCTGGTATCAGGGGTTTACCTGgtgcccctggtgctgcaggaTTACCAGGACcgagaggagagggggggcaACCTGGAGAGACAGGCCACCAGGGACCACAGGGAATTCCAGGACTTACAGGACCAGGGGGACCAATTGGACCTCCCGGGCTGCCAGGGCAAAAAGGTGAAACAGGCCTGCCTGGTAAACCTGGATATCCTGGTGACGGAAAGCCAGGCCCCCCTGGTCATATTGGTCTTCAAGGTAACCCTGGACCCAGTGGCCCCCCTGGACATCCAGGGCAGCCAGGACAACCTGGACCCCCTGGTCCTCCAGGACTACCTTCTGTATCTCCTGACCTAGGACAGATCCTCCCTGTGAGCGGCCCATACAGTGGCCAAAAACAAGGGTACAAGCAAGCAAGGAATGGAGGCGAGATTGGTGGAAATGTCCTGGAGATGCCTGCGTTCACAGCTAAGCTCACAAATCCATTCCCTCCTGTTGGCTCTCCAGTAATCTTTGACAAACTCCTGCACAACGGCAATCAAGACTACAATCCCCAAACTGGTATTTTCACCTGTAGCGTACCAGGGATCTACTACTTTGCCTACCATGTCCACTGCAAAGGAGGTAATGTGTGGGTGGCACTGATGAAGAACAATGAGCCAGTAATGTACACTTATGACGAGTACAAAAAGGGCTTGCTGGATCAGGCTTCAGGGAGTGCTGTACTCCCTTTACGACAAGGAGACACTGTGCACATACAGCTGCCATCGGACCAGGCTGCCGGACTTTATGCTGGTCAGTATGTCCACTCAACATTTTCTGGCTACTTATTGTACCCAATGTAa
- the nfkbiz gene encoding NF-kappa-B inhibitor zeta, which yields MWLYRNHLYFPTARFLHIAVAQGRRALVYVLAGKMASCGSLDVKEHNGQTALQIAAATNQHLIVRDLLRHGAQINTRDFWGRSPLHVCAEKGHFLTLQSIWRTGSGQPIDIEMFNYDGFTPLHAAILSHNAVIKELRCLENACSYMAMVLAQRRQMFVECIKTLLLMGASHRTKDLKSGRTCLHMASEEANVELLQLFLDQPSSLSIVDVKTFSGNTALHIVSSLQNRKTQVEAVKLLMRKGANHGIRNFENEIPCQLVPEGPIGEKVREILKGKCVHV from the exons ATGTGGCTATACCGTAACCATCTTTATTTTCCGACTGCCAGATTTCTGCACATAGCAGTGGCACAAGGTAGACGGGCTCTGGTCTACGTGCTTGCTGGAAAAATGGCCAGCTGTGGCTCTCTGGACGTGAAAGAGCACAATGGGCAG ACAGCTCTTCAGATAGCAGCTGCCACCAATCAGCATTTAATTGTCCGGGACCTGCTGCGACACGGAGCACAAATCAACACTCGTGACTTCTGGGGCCGATCTCCTTTGCATGTGTGCGCTGAGAAAGGCCACTTTCTCACTCTTCAG aGCATCTGGAGGACAGGGAGCGGGCAACCGATTGACATTGAAATGTTCAATTATGATG GTTTTACCCCGCTCCATGCAGCGATCTTGTCCCACAACGCAGTAATTAAAGAGCTGAGGTGTCTGGAAAATGCGTGTTCATACATGGCAATGGTGCTGGCGCAAAGGAGACAGATGTTTGTTGAATGTATTAAGACTCTGCTGCTCATGGGTGCCTCCCACAGGACCAAG GATCTGAAAAGTGGACGGACTTGTCTTCACATGGCTTCTGAGGAGGCAAATGTGGAGCTGTTGCAACTTTTCCTTGACCAGCCATCTTCACTATCCATTGTAGATGTTAAG ACATTCAGTGGAAACACTGCCCTGCACATCGTCAGTTCTTTGCAAAATCGTAAAACTCAAGTGGAGGCGGTGAAGCTGCTGATGAGAAAAGGAGCAAACCATGGGATCCGAAACTTTGAAAATGAGATTCCGTGTCAGCTGGTGCCCGAAGGACCCATTGGTGAAAAG GTGCGGGAGATCCTGAAAGGGAAATGTGTTCATGTTTAA
- the LOC120797959 gene encoding protein jagunal homolog 1-B — protein sequence MASRAGPRAAGTDGSDFQHRERVASHYQMSVALKSEIRKLNIVHLLIWVLMAAQVTVSQLSLVSHKMVASPYQWEYPYLLSIIPTVFGFLALPRNNISYLVISMISAGLFCVAPLIYGGMEMFPVAQQLYRHGKAYRFIFGFSAVSVMYLVIVIAVQVHGWQIYYSKKLLDQWFTTTQEKKKK from the exons ATGGCTTCTCGAGCAGGTCCGAGAGCAGCGGGCACAGACGGCAGTGACTTTCAGCATCGGGAGCGGGTCGCCTCACACTACCAGATGAG TGTTGCCTTGAAGTCTGAAATTCGTAAACTCAACATCGTCCATCTTCTGATCTGGGTCCTGATGGCAGCTCAG gtaACAGTGAGCCAGCTGAGCCTGGTGTCCCACAAGATGGTGGCCTCACCTTACCAGTGGGAGTACCCTTACCTCCTGAGCATAATTCCCACAGTCTTCGGCTTCTTGGCGTTGCCTCGCAACAACATCAGCTACCTGGTAATCTCCATGATCAGCGCCGGACTCTTCTGCGTGGCCCCACTGATCTACGGCGGCATGGAGATGTTCCCTGTGGCACAGCAGCTGTATCGCCACGGCAAAGCATACCGCTTTATCTTCGGCTTCTCGGCCGTATCGGTTATGTACCTGGTGATCGTCATTGCTGTGCAGGTGCACGGCTGGCAGATCTACTACAGCAAGAAGCTGCTGGACCAGTGGTTCACCACCAcccaggagaagaagaagaaatga